In Myotis daubentonii chromosome 10, mMyoDau2.1, whole genome shotgun sequence, one genomic interval encodes:
- the TES gene encoding testin isoform X2 gives MGLGHEQGFGAPCLKCKEKCEGFELHFWRKICRNCKCGEEEHDVLLSHEEDRKVGKLFEDTKYTTLIAKLKSDGIPMYKRNVMILTNPVAAKKNVSINTVTYEWAPPVQNQALARQYMQMLPKEKQPVAGSEGAQYRKKQLAKQLPAHDQDPSKCHELSPKEVKEMEQFVKKYKSEALGVGDVKLPREMNAQDSDRMCIPGGDRSTVASVGTMKDTSAEHRRTQYSCYCCKLSMKEGDPAIYAERAGYDKLWHPACFVCSTCRELLVDMIYFWKNGKLYCGRHYCDSEKPRCAGCDELIFSNEYTQAENQNWHLKHFCCFDCDNILAGEIYVMVSDKPVCKPCYVKNHAVVCQGCHNAIDPEVQRVTYNNFSWHASTECFLCSCCSKCLIGQKFMPVEGMVFCSVECKKMMS, from the exons AAAAATATGTCGTAACTGCAAGTGTGGTGAAGAAGAACATGATGTCCTACTGAGCCACGAAGAGGATCGAAAAGTGGGGAAACTTTTTGAAGACACCAAGTACACCACTCTGATTGCAAAGCTAAAGTCGGATGGAATTCCCATGTATAAACGCAATGTTATGATACTGACCAATCCAGTTGCTGCCAAGAAGAATGTCTCCATCAATACAGTTACCTACGAGTGGGCTCCTCCTGTTCAGAATCAGGCATTG GCCAGGCAGTACATGCAGATGCTGCCCAAGGAGAAGCAGCCAGTGGCGGGCTCGGAGGGGGCGCAGTACCGGAAGAAGCAGCTGGCAAAGCAGCTCCCTGCACACGACCAGGACCCTTCAAAGTGCCATGAGTTGTCTCCCAAAGAGGTAAAGGAGATGGAGCAGTTTGTGAAGAAATACAAGAGCGAGGCTCTGGGAGTAGGAGATGTCAAACTTCCCCGTGAGATGAATGCTCAAGACTCGGACAGAATGTGCATCCCTGGCGGAGACAGAAGCACCGTGGCATCAGTGGGGACCATGAAGGACACATCGGCAGAGCACAGAAGAACTCAGTAT TCTTGCTACTGCTGCAAACTGAGCATGAAGGAAGGTGACCCAGCCATCTATGCTGAAAGGGCCGGTTACGATAAACTGTGGCACCCAGCTTGTTTTGTGTGCAGTACCTGCCGTGAACTCCTGGTCGACATGATTTATTTCTGGAAGAACGGGAAGCTGTACTGTGGCAGACATTACTGCGACAGTGAGAAGCCCCGATGTGCTGGCTGTGATGAG CTGATCTTTAGCAATGAGTATACCCAAGCAGAAAACCAGAACTGGCATCTGAAACACTTCTGCTGCTTTGACTGTGACAACATCCTCGCTGGGGAAATCTACGTGATGGTCAGCGACAAGCCCGTGTGCAAGCCTTGCTACGTGAAGAACCACGCTGTG GTATGTCAGGGATGCCACAATGCCATCGACCCCGAAGTGCAGCGGGTGACCTATAACAATTTCAGCTGGCATGCCTCCACGGAGTGCTTTCTGTGCTCCTGCTGCAGCAAGTGTCTCATTGGGCAGAAGTTCATGCCGGTGGAAGGGATGGTTTTCTGCTCAGTGGAGTGCAAGAAGATGATGTCTTAA
- the TES gene encoding testin isoform X1, translating into MNLEARVKKMGLGHEQGFGAPCLKCKEKCEGFELHFWRKICRNCKCGEEEHDVLLSHEEDRKVGKLFEDTKYTTLIAKLKSDGIPMYKRNVMILTNPVAAKKNVSINTVTYEWAPPVQNQALARQYMQMLPKEKQPVAGSEGAQYRKKQLAKQLPAHDQDPSKCHELSPKEVKEMEQFVKKYKSEALGVGDVKLPREMNAQDSDRMCIPGGDRSTVASVGTMKDTSAEHRRTQYSCYCCKLSMKEGDPAIYAERAGYDKLWHPACFVCSTCRELLVDMIYFWKNGKLYCGRHYCDSEKPRCAGCDELIFSNEYTQAENQNWHLKHFCCFDCDNILAGEIYVMVSDKPVCKPCYVKNHAVVCQGCHNAIDPEVQRVTYNNFSWHASTECFLCSCCSKCLIGQKFMPVEGMVFCSVECKKMMS; encoded by the exons AAAAATATGTCGTAACTGCAAGTGTGGTGAAGAAGAACATGATGTCCTACTGAGCCACGAAGAGGATCGAAAAGTGGGGAAACTTTTTGAAGACACCAAGTACACCACTCTGATTGCAAAGCTAAAGTCGGATGGAATTCCCATGTATAAACGCAATGTTATGATACTGACCAATCCAGTTGCTGCCAAGAAGAATGTCTCCATCAATACAGTTACCTACGAGTGGGCTCCTCCTGTTCAGAATCAGGCATTG GCCAGGCAGTACATGCAGATGCTGCCCAAGGAGAAGCAGCCAGTGGCGGGCTCGGAGGGGGCGCAGTACCGGAAGAAGCAGCTGGCAAAGCAGCTCCCTGCACACGACCAGGACCCTTCAAAGTGCCATGAGTTGTCTCCCAAAGAGGTAAAGGAGATGGAGCAGTTTGTGAAGAAATACAAGAGCGAGGCTCTGGGAGTAGGAGATGTCAAACTTCCCCGTGAGATGAATGCTCAAGACTCGGACAGAATGTGCATCCCTGGCGGAGACAGAAGCACCGTGGCATCAGTGGGGACCATGAAGGACACATCGGCAGAGCACAGAAGAACTCAGTAT TCTTGCTACTGCTGCAAACTGAGCATGAAGGAAGGTGACCCAGCCATCTATGCTGAAAGGGCCGGTTACGATAAACTGTGGCACCCAGCTTGTTTTGTGTGCAGTACCTGCCGTGAACTCCTGGTCGACATGATTTATTTCTGGAAGAACGGGAAGCTGTACTGTGGCAGACATTACTGCGACAGTGAGAAGCCCCGATGTGCTGGCTGTGATGAG CTGATCTTTAGCAATGAGTATACCCAAGCAGAAAACCAGAACTGGCATCTGAAACACTTCTGCTGCTTTGACTGTGACAACATCCTCGCTGGGGAAATCTACGTGATGGTCAGCGACAAGCCCGTGTGCAAGCCTTGCTACGTGAAGAACCACGCTGTG GTATGTCAGGGATGCCACAATGCCATCGACCCCGAAGTGCAGCGGGTGACCTATAACAATTTCAGCTGGCATGCCTCCACGGAGTGCTTTCTGTGCTCCTGCTGCAGCAAGTGTCTCATTGGGCAGAAGTTCATGCCGGTGGAAGGGATGGTTTTCTGCTCAGTGGAGTGCAAGAAGATGATGTCTTAA